Proteins encoded by one window of Gordonia jinghuaiqii:
- a CDS encoding MFS transporter, giving the protein MTAPSRRTQATAIWLVALAVYFVAVLHRSSLAVAGLLAAQRFDITASQLSTFVVLQLLVYALMQVPVGLLVDRFGPRRVLLTGTLILTLAQFSFAFADSYPWALSSRFFVGIGDAMTFVCVLRLVTSWFPARRIPLMTQLTGVLGQLGAVAAAIPMTWALSTWGWTHAYIATAALGSVLLVATLVVVRDSAAARSVSGPLLGFSGIKRSLRASWEHPGTRLGFWMHFSTHFGATVLGLLWGYPFFVEGQGMSPGSAGVLLTIMVFAIMGFGPTFAWLITRWPWHRSTLVLLVVACIATAWAVVLVWPGGAPFWLLVVLVVICGMGGPASMIGFDLGRTSNPASRAGTATGIINQAGFLASLVTAGLIGLILDWRTPDGVQGYPAEAFTWAMSAQFLLWGLGATQIWRYRRKGRARLLHDDPERWSRQSGRDIPERTQFRNDGDGRLPVGRSEHQ; this is encoded by the coding sequence ATGACCGCACCCTCGCGCAGGACCCAGGCGACCGCCATCTGGCTCGTCGCACTCGCGGTCTACTTCGTCGCGGTGCTGCATCGCTCGTCGCTGGCTGTGGCCGGCCTGCTCGCGGCCCAACGTTTCGACATCACCGCGTCGCAGCTGTCGACCTTCGTCGTGCTGCAGCTGCTGGTCTACGCGCTGATGCAGGTGCCCGTCGGCCTGCTGGTCGACCGCTTCGGGCCGCGCCGGGTCCTGCTCACCGGGACGCTGATCCTCACCCTGGCGCAGTTCAGCTTCGCCTTCGCCGACAGCTACCCGTGGGCGTTGTCGTCCCGCTTCTTCGTCGGGATCGGCGACGCGATGACCTTCGTGTGTGTCCTGCGCCTGGTGACCAGCTGGTTCCCGGCGCGACGAATCCCGCTGATGACCCAACTCACCGGAGTGCTCGGGCAGCTGGGCGCCGTCGCGGCAGCGATACCGATGACGTGGGCGCTGTCCACGTGGGGTTGGACCCATGCGTACATCGCCACCGCCGCGCTCGGATCGGTGCTGCTCGTGGCCACGCTGGTGGTGGTGCGGGATTCCGCGGCCGCCCGCTCCGTGTCGGGCCCGTTGCTCGGGTTCTCGGGTATCAAGCGGAGCCTGCGCGCGTCGTGGGAGCATCCCGGCACCCGCCTGGGGTTCTGGATGCACTTCTCCACCCACTTCGGCGCCACGGTCCTCGGGCTGCTGTGGGGTTATCCCTTCTTCGTGGAGGGCCAGGGCATGAGTCCGGGCTCGGCAGGTGTCCTGCTCACGATCATGGTGTTCGCGATCATGGGCTTCGGGCCGACGTTTGCATGGCTGATCACCCGATGGCCGTGGCACCGGTCGACGCTGGTGCTGCTGGTCGTCGCGTGCATCGCGACCGCCTGGGCCGTGGTGCTGGTCTGGCCTGGGGGAGCACCGTTCTGGCTGCTCGTCGTACTGGTCGTGATCTGCGGGATGGGTGGCCCGGCGTCGATGATCGGTTTCGACCTCGGCCGTACCTCCAACCCGGCTTCGCGGGCAGGCACCGCCACCGGGATCATCAATCAGGCCGGATTCCTGGCCAGCCTCGTCACCGCGGGGCTCATCGGTCTCATCCTCGACTGGCGCACCCCCGATGGTGTCCAGGGCTATCCCGCGGAGGCGTTCACGTGGGCGATGTCCGCGCAGTTCCTGCTGTGGGGACTCGGCGCCACACAGATCTGGCGGTACCGCCGCAAAGGACGTGCACGGTTGCTGCACGACGACCCCGAACGGTGGTCGCGGCAGTCAGGGCGCGACATTCCGGAACGTACGCAGTTCCGGAACGACGGTGACGGCCGCCTGCCTGTCGGGCGGTCAGAGCACCAGTAA
- a CDS encoding enoyl-CoA hydratase/isomerase family protein — protein MWKEQRIRKVAIATWDNPPHGYYDLDGVTQLSAMVETWTADDAVRAVVLTGGTDNRFVTMFSPEHLVMGQKTPLVDRVADGPDRYLRMHDSFSRLTALRKPVIAALNGDAMGIGFTLALASDIRIAQAGDHLYGLPEVKLGLVPGASALQRLSRLIGSATALEFALRGRVVDPQTAHTLGLVHEVVPDARRSALEMAHGLASLPVQAVGLTKYAFYAGMDLRLDDAVSIEAHASMRARLADDAADRITTFVSQPFEDARRWIAEDPHE, from the coding sequence ATGTGGAAAGAACAGCGGATTCGAAAGGTCGCCATCGCGACGTGGGACAACCCGCCCCACGGGTACTACGACCTCGACGGCGTGACCCAGCTCTCGGCGATGGTCGAGACCTGGACGGCTGATGATGCTGTCAGGGCCGTCGTTCTCACCGGTGGTACCGACAATCGGTTCGTGACTATGTTCTCGCCGGAGCACCTGGTGATGGGACAGAAGACCCCCCTCGTCGATCGGGTCGCCGACGGCCCGGATCGTTATCTGCGGATGCATGATTCGTTCAGCAGGCTGACCGCGTTGCGCAAGCCGGTCATCGCGGCGCTCAACGGCGACGCGATGGGAATCGGATTCACCCTGGCACTCGCGTCCGACATCCGGATCGCTCAGGCCGGCGATCACCTCTACGGACTGCCCGAGGTGAAGCTGGGTCTGGTTCCCGGAGCCTCTGCGTTACAGCGACTCTCGCGGCTCATCGGTTCGGCCACCGCGCTCGAGTTCGCCCTTCGCGGGCGCGTTGTAGACCCGCAGACCGCCCACACGCTCGGCCTCGTGCACGAGGTCGTACCCGATGCCCGGCGATCGGCACTCGAGATGGCGCACGGGCTCGCTTCGTTGCCCGTGCAGGCCGTCGGACTCACCAAGTACGCCTTCTACGCCGGGATGGATCTGCGACTCGACGATGCGGTCTCGATCGAGGCTCACGCTTCGATGCGGGCGCGTCTCGCCGACGACGCGGCCGACCGGATCACCACATTCGTCTCACAGCCGTTCGAAGACGCGCGGCGCTGGATAGCAGAGGACCCACACGAATGA
- a CDS encoding MFS transporter: protein MEKRAAVSGTAGSALEFFDFAIYGALAASLFPDLFFSDLGSSGALLASFATFGVGFLARPFGAIVFGHLGDRIGRRPVLYITLALMGGASALIGLLPTYGGVMIATLLVGLRFLQGFSLGGEYTGNQLMAMEHADKTRRGLLGACVGIGGPISQVAANLTLAVLTAVLTEQQWESWGWRIPFISSIAIVAVAAYIRLKLTETPAFEAQRANDDAVVDKEKGADSRGLRILKTHRAQIIKLALLWCGPSLCYYLAAVYGLSLLTKQGGLASGTTFVILLVANAFTIPACIAGGYLSDRLGRKRIILVGLVGASIGVTLFFALALSQAVVAIAAALALTMGSILFATGAQPALFAEQFPTKSRFSGSALAFTLANLAFSAPAPLIATALADAAGTRAVLWLALASLVVSLIALTTIRDRAGIDLTTYVDDDQVAGAANESQVLDGTRG from the coding sequence ATGGAGAAGCGTGCAGCGGTCAGCGGCACCGCCGGCTCTGCGCTCGAGTTCTTCGATTTCGCCATCTACGGAGCGCTGGCGGCCTCGCTGTTCCCGGACCTGTTCTTCAGCGATCTGGGCAGTTCGGGTGCTTTGTTGGCTTCCTTCGCGACGTTCGGCGTCGGATTCCTCGCACGACCGTTCGGCGCGATCGTCTTCGGCCATCTCGGCGACCGGATCGGCCGACGGCCGGTGCTCTACATCACCCTAGCTCTGATGGGCGGGGCCTCAGCGTTGATCGGCCTCCTGCCGACCTACGGCGGCGTCATGATCGCCACGCTCCTGGTTGGACTTCGCTTCCTACAGGGGTTCTCGCTCGGAGGCGAGTACACCGGCAATCAGCTGATGGCGATGGAGCACGCGGACAAGACCCGGCGCGGTCTATTGGGCGCGTGCGTCGGCATAGGCGGACCGATCAGCCAGGTGGCCGCGAATCTGACCCTCGCGGTGCTGACTGCGGTGCTGACCGAGCAGCAATGGGAATCATGGGGCTGGCGCATCCCGTTCATCAGTAGCATCGCGATCGTCGCAGTTGCCGCCTACATCCGGCTGAAGCTGACCGAGACACCAGCATTCGAGGCGCAGCGGGCCAACGACGACGCCGTCGTCGACAAGGAGAAGGGCGCCGATAGCCGTGGCCTACGCATTCTCAAGACGCATCGCGCACAGATCATCAAGCTCGCCCTACTGTGGTGCGGCCCGTCGTTGTGCTACTACCTCGCCGCTGTGTACGGGCTGAGCCTGCTCACCAAGCAGGGCGGATTGGCCAGCGGTACAACTTTCGTCATCCTGCTGGTCGCCAATGCCTTCACGATCCCCGCATGTATCGCGGGCGGCTATCTGAGCGACCGGCTGGGACGGAAGCGAATCATCCTCGTGGGTCTGGTGGGTGCCTCCATCGGCGTGACCTTGTTCTTCGCTTTGGCGCTGAGCCAGGCTGTCGTCGCCATCGCCGCCGCCCTGGCTCTGACGATGGGCTCGATCCTGTTCGCGACCGGAGCTCAGCCGGCGTTGTTCGCCGAGCAGTTTCCGACGAAGTCGCGATTCTCAGGTTCGGCGCTCGCATTCACACTCGCCAACCTGGCGTTCTCGGCGCCCGCCCCGCTGATCGCCACCGCGCTCGCGGATGCGGCTGGGACGCGAGCGGTCCTTTGGCTGGCACTGGCCTCGCTGGTGGTGTCGTTGATCGCGCTGACCACGATCCGAGATCGTGCGGGCATCGACCTGACCACGTACGTCGATGACGATCAGGTCGCCGGCGCGGCAAACGAATCGCAGGTCCTCGACGGCACGCGCGGCTGA
- a CDS encoding LysR family transcriptional regulator, protein MDASLRQLAAYVAVAKAASFTAAAAELHVSQSSLSRTVADLERVFGGQLLDRDTRNVALTPAGVEALRIAEQIINTHRAGMRELQQFMLGGAGTVSVATMPSIAAVVLPQVISIFKQRWPNVTVQILDGLERSVLKRVASGEADFAICTLGAPTAQLEHRPLVRDRFVAVLPAQHPLTTHRQVTWRELAEESFLAVGTDSSARRLADAAFAQVDAHTAPAAVASSVATVGGLVAAGLGVSAIPALVLPLMAPGSVEHRPLVDPIVERHLDIVHRRQHRMPLAAQHFLEVLEEARELDLPLGEGAAWAPRPA, encoded by the coding sequence ATGGATGCCAGTCTTCGGCAACTCGCTGCATACGTGGCCGTCGCGAAGGCGGCCAGCTTCACCGCCGCCGCGGCAGAGTTGCATGTTTCGCAGTCCTCGCTGAGTCGCACGGTCGCCGATCTCGAGCGTGTGTTCGGTGGTCAGTTGCTGGACCGGGATACCCGAAACGTGGCATTGACGCCGGCGGGTGTCGAGGCGTTACGGATCGCGGAGCAGATCATCAACACTCATCGGGCGGGCATGCGCGAGCTCCAGCAGTTCATGCTCGGCGGCGCGGGTACGGTCTCGGTGGCGACCATGCCGTCAATCGCCGCCGTGGTCTTGCCCCAGGTGATCAGCATTTTCAAGCAACGGTGGCCGAATGTCACGGTGCAGATCCTCGACGGCCTCGAGCGTTCGGTGCTAAAGCGCGTCGCCTCTGGGGAAGCCGATTTCGCGATCTGCACTCTGGGTGCGCCGACTGCGCAGCTCGAGCATCGCCCGCTGGTGCGCGACAGGTTCGTCGCGGTACTGCCCGCCCAGCATCCGTTGACGACGCACCGACAGGTGACGTGGCGCGAGCTCGCCGAGGAGTCGTTCCTCGCGGTCGGGACGGACTCGAGCGCGCGGCGACTGGCGGATGCTGCATTCGCCCAGGTGGACGCGCATACTGCGCCGGCGGCTGTGGCGAGCAGCGTCGCCACGGTGGGTGGACTCGTGGCGGCGGGGCTGGGTGTCTCGGCGATCCCTGCGCTGGTTCTCCCGCTGATGGCCCCGGGATCCGTGGAGCATCGTCCCCTGGTCGATCCGATCGTGGAACGGCACCTGGACATCGTGCACCGGCGCCAGCATCGAATGCCCCTCGCTGCCCAGCATTTTCTCGAGGTCCTCGAGGAGGCCCGTGAGCTTGATCTGCCGCTGGGCGAAGGCGCCGCCTGGGCTCCTCGACCGGCGTGA
- a CDS encoding CaiB/BaiF CoA transferase family protein produces the protein MSAKENRDNTRQGQLHDLKVVEFAHVVAGPMAGSLLADQGAEVVHVEPPGLGDAARQMGPKRDNVPLWFKVAGRNKRSVTLDLHHESGRDVAHRLVEWADVVIVTLRNDRLRKWELDWDAVHRVNPKAILLQISGYGANTSLADAPGFGKMGEARSGVVHLTGFPDGPPVHTGFSHGDAVTGLMGAYAIMAAAYRRATDPDFDGEWIDLALFEPLYRLVEWQIIIHDQLGIDPMRAGNQLAVAPAAVINSYQSTDGDWITVTSATLRSVINIARLLGFDEDEYRTSEQQLANKKHLDDGLREWIAKRSTADTLAALSAAEVVASRVFSAADIAADPIYAERDDIITVEDPDLGPVRMQAALPHFRRQPGAVWRSGPALGEDNALVYRDWLGLSVEEINNLERHGVV, from the coding sequence GTGAGCGCGAAAGAGAACCGCGATAACACCAGGCAGGGGCAGCTGCACGACCTAAAAGTCGTCGAGTTCGCCCATGTGGTCGCCGGCCCCATGGCCGGGTCCCTCCTCGCCGACCAGGGCGCGGAGGTCGTACACGTCGAGCCTCCGGGGCTCGGCGACGCGGCGCGGCAAATGGGACCCAAGCGCGACAACGTACCGCTGTGGTTCAAGGTGGCCGGCCGTAACAAGCGCTCGGTGACCCTCGACCTGCACCACGAGTCCGGCCGCGACGTCGCGCACCGTCTCGTGGAGTGGGCCGACGTCGTGATCGTCACGCTCCGCAACGATCGACTCCGCAAATGGGAGCTCGACTGGGATGCGGTACACCGGGTCAACCCCAAAGCAATCCTGCTCCAGATCTCTGGGTACGGGGCCAACACGTCACTCGCCGACGCCCCAGGATTCGGCAAGATGGGCGAGGCGCGCAGCGGCGTCGTACACCTCACCGGCTTCCCGGACGGACCACCCGTGCATACCGGCTTCTCCCACGGCGACGCCGTCACCGGCCTCATGGGCGCCTACGCGATCATGGCCGCGGCGTACCGGCGGGCGACCGATCCCGACTTCGACGGCGAATGGATCGACCTCGCGTTGTTCGAGCCACTGTACCGACTTGTGGAGTGGCAGATCATTATCCACGACCAACTGGGCATCGACCCGATGCGGGCCGGCAATCAGCTGGCAGTCGCGCCCGCTGCGGTGATCAACAGCTACCAATCGACCGACGGCGATTGGATCACGGTGACCTCCGCAACTCTGCGGTCGGTTATCAACATCGCGCGCCTCCTGGGCTTCGACGAAGACGAGTACCGCACCTCCGAACAGCAGCTGGCCAACAAGAAGCACCTCGACGACGGACTCCGCGAGTGGATCGCGAAACGATCGACCGCCGACACTCTCGCCGCGCTCTCGGCCGCTGAGGTCGTGGCGTCTCGGGTGTTCAGCGCTGCTGACATCGCCGCCGACCCGATCTACGCCGAACGCGACGACATCATCACCGTCGAAGACCCCGATCTCGGTCCCGTGCGTATGCAGGCGGCGCTGCCGCACTTCCGACGGCAGCCTGGTGCGGTGTGGAGAAGCGGCCCCGCACTCGGCGAGGACAACGCGCTCGTCTACCGCGACTGGCTTGGGCTGTCCGTCGAGGAGATCAACAATCTCGAGAGGCACGGCGTTGTCTGA
- a CDS encoding mycofactocin-coupled SDR family oxidoreductase — MNRMEGKVALITGGARGQGREHARQLAAEGADIIITDICEQIPGVKYPMATPGDLEETVAIVEGLGRRCLAYIVDARDVARMREVTDAAVAELGHLDTVVINHGIAIPHEPDDPDSYELWDAVITTNLSGVYRTASVVIPHLKNQGGSITVIGSSSSIVAHYNNPSYTASKHGVIGLVKSLAADLSQYWIRVNAVCPTAVATDMFINDYNLSRFNPGEPNPTVESLKFPATALHQLPVPWIEPEAVTKAVLYLASDDGKYVTGVALPVDAGTTTQPPGITAFIGQRIAELS, encoded by the coding sequence ATGAACAGGATGGAAGGCAAGGTCGCGCTCATCACCGGAGGCGCTCGCGGGCAGGGACGTGAACACGCCCGCCAGCTCGCCGCCGAGGGCGCCGACATCATCATCACCGACATCTGCGAGCAGATCCCGGGCGTGAAGTACCCGATGGCCACCCCGGGCGATCTCGAGGAGACGGTCGCGATTGTCGAGGGTCTCGGCCGCCGCTGTCTCGCCTACATCGTGGACGCACGAGACGTCGCCCGCATGCGAGAAGTGACCGACGCGGCGGTGGCCGAGCTCGGGCACCTCGACACGGTGGTCATCAACCATGGGATTGCCATTCCGCACGAGCCGGACGATCCTGACAGTTACGAACTGTGGGACGCCGTGATCACCACCAACCTGTCAGGCGTCTATCGGACCGCCTCAGTGGTGATCCCCCATCTCAAGAACCAGGGTGGCTCGATAACCGTCATCGGGTCGTCGTCCTCAATCGTCGCGCATTACAACAACCCCTCCTACACGGCGTCAAAACACGGTGTGATCGGTCTCGTCAAGTCCCTCGCGGCAGACCTGTCGCAGTACTGGATTCGCGTGAACGCGGTATGCCCGACGGCAGTCGCCACAGACATGTTCATCAATGACTACAACCTGTCCCGGTTCAACCCCGGCGAGCCGAATCCGACGGTTGAGTCCCTCAAGTTCCCGGCCACTGCGCTACATCAGCTCCCGGTGCCGTGGATCGAGCCCGAGGCGGTCACCAAGGCTGTGCTGTACCTGGCCTCCGACGACGGCAAGTACGTCACCGGGGTCGCTCTCCCCGTCGACGCAGGCACGACCACCCAACCCCCCGGGATCACGGCGTTCATCGGACAGCGCATCGCCGAGCTCTCCTGA
- a CDS encoding mycofactocin-coupled SDR family oxidoreductase, giving the protein MGKMDGKVAFITGGARGQGRAHALRLAQEGADIIITDICVPIEGVHYPLAAETDLAETEKLVRDMNVRCLSYVADARDAGRMKQVADEAVAELGRLDTVVINHGIGLPHGIDEESLDIWDTVIETNLSSVWRTVVATVPHLKATGPGGSIIVTGSAASVVAIFNNAAYTVAKHGVIGLVKCLAADLAQDWIRVNAVLPTNVNTTLFINEYNASRFCPDKEDPTVEDMKIPAESLNLLPVPWMEPEYVSHAVLFLASDEAKYVTGIAMPVDAGMTIQPPGITPFLGRRMAELKQGID; this is encoded by the coding sequence ATGGGAAAGATGGACGGCAAGGTCGCCTTCATCACCGGCGGAGCGCGCGGTCAGGGGCGCGCACACGCGTTGCGGCTGGCACAAGAGGGTGCCGACATCATCATCACCGACATCTGCGTACCCATCGAGGGTGTTCACTATCCGCTCGCCGCGGAGACGGATCTGGCAGAGACGGAGAAGCTCGTGCGCGACATGAATGTCCGTTGCCTGAGTTACGTCGCCGATGCGCGGGATGCCGGGCGGATGAAGCAGGTAGCCGACGAGGCCGTCGCCGAACTCGGCCGTCTCGACACTGTGGTGATCAACCACGGCATCGGACTCCCGCACGGCATCGACGAAGAGTCGCTCGACATTTGGGACACGGTCATCGAGACGAACCTCAGCTCGGTGTGGCGTACCGTTGTCGCGACGGTGCCGCACCTCAAGGCGACGGGTCCTGGTGGTTCCATCATCGTCACGGGTTCGGCGGCCTCAGTGGTCGCGATCTTCAACAATGCCGCATACACCGTTGCCAAGCACGGCGTTATCGGCTTGGTCAAATGTCTGGCCGCGGATCTGGCGCAGGATTGGATTCGCGTCAACGCGGTGCTTCCCACGAACGTCAACACGACGCTATTCATCAATGAGTACAACGCGTCGCGGTTCTGCCCGGACAAAGAAGATCCGACGGTGGAGGACATGAAGATACCGGCGGAATCGCTCAACCTTCTTCCCGTGCCGTGGATGGAACCCGAGTATGTGTCGCATGCGGTCCTCTTTCTCGCATCCGATGAGGCGAAGTACGTCACCGGCATCGCGATGCCGGTCGACGCCGGCATGACAATTCAACCACCCGGCATCACTCCCTTTCTCGGTCGTCGGATGGCCGAGCTCAAGCAGGGTATCGACTGA
- a CDS encoding dihydrodipicolinate synthase family protein, whose amino-acid sequence MAKYAKGEARQWALESLTGCCGCITPTFTADLTDLNEEAIRHDVRMEKHYGMSAVLIVSECGTTLEEMARFCAIVADEAGNDLITVLQASQPTRADTVASAEEAARVGVDLVMPSYPLYYRPSSFDDVFEFTKAVATASDLGMIIFGMDAFGFGRLHPSGFPVDLLTRMVDEIPQICAIKNEIGAPGVGGIAAVFEALRDRVVVSDPQELNAPAWIANYGMRFMGTSNYETYAGEVPRMLGLLSEPSTWDEGMDLYWKLNPARQANAEVCSRLTMGSGLVPRMHAKYQGWLVGFNGGPIRQPHMRISAGQMAILRRGAEASGLPVTDADDDLFYQGRNPR is encoded by the coding sequence ATGGCCAAGTACGCCAAAGGCGAAGCCCGACAGTGGGCGCTGGAATCGCTCACCGGCTGCTGCGGATGCATCACCCCGACCTTCACCGCTGACCTGACCGATCTCAACGAGGAGGCGATTCGCCACGACGTGCGGATGGAGAAGCACTATGGCATGTCCGCGGTGCTGATCGTCTCCGAGTGCGGCACGACCCTCGAGGAGATGGCTCGTTTTTGCGCGATCGTGGCAGACGAGGCAGGCAACGATCTGATCACCGTCCTGCAGGCGTCACAGCCCACGCGCGCCGACACCGTGGCCTCGGCCGAGGAAGCAGCACGCGTCGGCGTCGATCTGGTCATGCCGTCGTACCCGCTGTACTACCGGCCCTCGTCCTTCGACGACGTCTTCGAGTTCACGAAGGCCGTCGCGACAGCGAGCGACCTCGGGATGATCATCTTCGGAATGGACGCTTTCGGATTCGGACGGCTCCACCCGTCGGGATTCCCGGTGGACCTGCTCACTCGTATGGTTGACGAGATCCCGCAGATCTGTGCGATCAAGAACGAGATCGGCGCACCCGGAGTCGGCGGCATCGCCGCGGTGTTCGAAGCGCTTCGCGACCGCGTCGTGGTCTCCGACCCGCAAGAACTCAACGCTCCCGCGTGGATCGCCAACTACGGCATGCGCTTCATGGGCACCTCGAACTACGAGACCTACGCCGGCGAAGTCCCACGCATGCTGGGCTTGCTGTCCGAACCATCGACGTGGGACGAGGGCATGGACCTCTACTGGAAGCTGAATCCCGCCCGCCAGGCCAACGCCGAGGTCTGTTCCCGTCTCACGATGGGCAGCGGACTCGTTCCCCGCATGCACGCGAAGTACCAGGGCTGGCTGGTGGGCTTCAACGGCGGCCCCATCCGCCAGCCACACATGCGTATCAGCGCCGGACAGATGGCCATTCTCCGACGAGGCGCCGAGGCCTCCGGACTCCCCGTCACCGACGCTGACGACGATCTGTTCTATCAGGGACGGAACCCGCGCTGA
- a CDS encoding NADP-dependent oxidoreductase, translating to MTVTMSPSTLHTTTRTEVRLVGYPTGIPDPGDFALAHVEIPALREGQILVRNMFMSVDPSMRIRMNPTAGTGSYLAPYELDSPLEGWAVGEVVESRHSGFAPGDHVTHFKGWRDLDVLDPGSRGYRDPLKVTVDDAIPASSYLNSLGVSGLTAWSGICCLAEVRRGDVVFVSGAGGSVGSLAVQIAKIMGATVIASAGSAEKVAFSTTALGADAAFCYRDGPVAELLRDAAPSGVDVYFDNVGGDHLVAALDEMNIDGRIVMCGAISGYSTPGSPTPGPRNLFNITSRSLSVRGFLARNFAHRFDEFRAQMIEWRSRGLILERETVVEGIENAPSAFIDMLSGANTGKMMVDLR from the coding sequence ATGACTGTCACCATGTCTCCCTCGACGCTTCACACGACCACACGCACCGAGGTGCGACTCGTCGGATACCCGACCGGAATCCCCGACCCTGGGGACTTCGCCCTCGCCCACGTGGAGATTCCTGCGCTTCGTGAAGGGCAGATCCTCGTCCGAAACATGTTCATGTCGGTCGACCCCTCGATGCGTATTCGGATGAATCCGACGGCCGGGACCGGCTCCTATCTCGCCCCGTACGAACTCGATTCACCACTCGAGGGGTGGGCGGTCGGAGAGGTCGTCGAGTCGCGTCATTCCGGATTCGCGCCCGGCGACCACGTGACGCATTTCAAGGGCTGGCGCGACCTCGACGTCCTCGACCCGGGATCGCGCGGTTACCGCGATCCGCTGAAGGTCACCGTCGACGACGCCATCCCCGCCTCGTCCTACCTCAACAGCCTGGGCGTCAGCGGTCTGACCGCATGGTCGGGCATCTGTTGCCTGGCCGAGGTTCGCCGTGGCGACGTCGTGTTCGTGTCCGGCGCCGGCGGCTCGGTCGGGAGCCTGGCCGTCCAGATCGCGAAGATCATGGGTGCCACCGTCATCGCCAGCGCGGGCTCGGCGGAGAAGGTCGCTTTCAGTACGACGGCGCTGGGCGCGGATGCCGCATTCTGTTACCGCGACGGCCCGGTCGCGGAGCTGCTGCGCGATGCGGCGCCGTCTGGCGTGGACGTGTACTTCGACAACGTCGGTGGTGATCATCTGGTGGCGGCACTCGATGAGATGAACATCGACGGCCGAATTGTAATGTGCGGCGCCATCTCCGGGTATTCCACACCGGGCAGTCCGACTCCGGGGCCCCGGAATCTTTTCAACATCACCTCGCGGTCGCTGAGCGTTCGCGGGTTCCTCGCCCGGAACTTTGCGCACCGGTTCGACGAGTTCAGGGCTCAGATGATCGAGTGGCGTTCCCGGGGCCTCATTCTCGAGCGCGAGACGGTCGTCGAGGGGATCGAGAATGCTCCGAGCGCGTTCATCGACATGCTCAGCGGAGCCAACACGGGGAAGATGATGGTCGATCTACGCTGA